Sequence from the Sanguibacter keddieii DSM 10542 genome:
TCTTCGGCACCGATCGGCGCGAGCTCCAGCAGCGAGGTTCCCGGGTAGAGGCGACTGACGGCAAGCAGGGTTCTGTCGATGAAGTCACCGTGCCCCGGGTCTTGGAGCGCAGCCGAGACGTGCTCCATCGCTTCGAACTCATCCAGGGCACTGAAGGCGTTCTCGACCACCACCTGAGCCTTCTGACCGCGCACCTGAGCCTCATGCAGGGAGGTTGCCGTGAGTGCTGCGGAGTACAACGGCCAGAGAGACTCGAGCTCCGTCAGCACGAGACCGATAGCCCTGCTCGCTGCGACGTGTGGTCGGAGCACCCCCGTAGCTCGAGCTCTGGCACGGAATTCTTCCAGCCGCCTCACTGCGGCCTCGGTCTCAGCGACACCCGACGTGGGGAGCTCCCCCGAACCCAACGCTGCCAGCCCGCGCAGGAACTCGACTCCGAACTCTGCTAGCTCCTCCCTCTTGACAGCGCCCATGGGGGCCACTCCCGCGCCTTCGTCAGGCCTCCGCTGGAGCAGATGCTCGACCTGACGCACGCGACTAGTACGCCTGACCACCGCCGAATTAACTTCCCCGGGTCGCCCCGCTGTGCCGCACTCCGGGCACGGCCCGCCCAGCAGGCGATCACCGTGGCACTTGAGGCACTTCGTCACATCGAAGCTGAGAGGGATCGCCATTCGCAGGCCGCCCCGCGTAGACCCATCGCCCTCTCGACCGGTCCGTCGCCGCTTCTTCGCCGCCATCTCATGTCCCCCGTTGTGGTGAGCCGATCGGCTCATGCTAGCCATCACTGGCTCACGATCGTCCTGCCCAGCGAACCCCGTACCGACACGGGTGCGAGGTTCAGTCATGTCAAGGATGCTGTGGCGCAACGACGTCCTGTGACGAGAGGGCTAGACCGGGGGCGGTGGTGGCGGGCGCCACGGGTCACGAGGCGGCTGCTGGGGCCGCTGCTCCCAGGGCGGCGCCTGCGGCTGGTGCCACTGCTGGGGTGGCTGCTGCTGCCACTGCTGGGGTGGCTGCTGCTGCCACTGCTGGGGAGGCTGCTGCCACGTCAGTCGTTGACCTTCAACAGCCACAACTCTCCCATTGTTAGACGCAGGCAGCGCGACGCCCAGGATCAGGGCCCCCGCACCAAGCGTCACCAGGCCGATCACCGGGATCAGCAGTGATGGTGGCGCGTAGGACAAGCCCTGCTCGAAGAGGTTGTTCTTCGTCGCGTACTCCAGCAGCGTCAGGCCCCATCTCCCAGTCACGAAGCAGAAGATCAAGCCGGACGCCAGGATCGCCATGGATCCCGCGACCGCGAGCAGCAGTTTCGTATCCCGACGGGTCATAGCCCCTGAGCGTAGCGGCCTGCTGGACACAGAAGGCGAACGCTTCGGGTGAAGGCGCCTGCATGCAGCCTCTACGACGACGTGGATGGCTCCGACCGGTTGCGGGTCTCGGCTGCGCCATACCTCTTCAGCGCCGCAAGGGCGATCGGCTCCTCGGGGAGGTCATACTCCGACCCGCGCAGTTTCCGCCACCCCCCACGCACCCTCCACGCGACAGACATCCCCTCAGAGAGTCGAGGGTCCTCGGGGATCGGGGCGCCAGCGTTGAGTGCGGCCTCGAACTGGAGCCTGTAGCGGTACAAGCTCGGCCTCGATATGCCCTCTCGATACAGCTGACGCACAGTGGCACTGAGCCTGGGGGTCAACTCCTCACTGACTTCCTGAAGATCGGCGGTCAGCTTCTCGCTCCGAACCTCCAGCCGCCGAGTCTCGGCTTGAAGTCGGAGTACCCAGGCGTCCTTCTCACGATTGAGTTCCCTCCGCTTCACCCACGCCATCACGAACGACGCGACCGCCAGGACTACTGCGACGACGGTCAACCACACTTGACTGGCGAGCGCCCCCATCACGGATGTCACCCACGCCGCAAAGGCCAAGAAGGACGGCACACGGGAACTCGTACCTCGATCGACCACAGCTGCCGCAGTCCGGAAGATGAGGAAGTCCCACTCCATCTGGATCGTGGGCGGAATCCGGTCGCGAAGCTCCACTGCCGTTCGCAACAGCTGCAGACGGTTCGTGGCTACTTGCCAGGCGACGGCGGCAGTGACCAGTCCCGCCACGCCGGTCGAGATGGGGGCCACCCAGGAGTAGTCGCTCATGGCCGCATGTTCGCACACCTGGCCACTGCCGGAGCGGCCTCTGCGCTCAGATCCGTCCTCCGGAGCACCTCAGGGCCGCTGAATCTACAGCCAAGGCTCAATCTGCAGAACGGCGGAGGGGTCCTGTAGATGACGGGAACCGCAGGATTCTGCGGCTAGCGAGGTGTTGGCCCCGTCGAATCTACCGTTCTACGGATCTACAGCAGGCAAGAGCACCCCCCTCTAGAGAGACGTAGACATAGAGAACTCAGCGGTATGTATGTGTTCACAACCCATACCTCTCAATCTCTCTCTGTAGATCAGTAGATCAGTAGATAGAGGTAGTGAACCCCAGTGTTTGCAATGGTTTTGAGGTTCTACAGCCGATCTACAGCCCTGGGATCGCTGTAGATCCACTCTCCCTGCACCGCAGCACCGAGCCGCCCTTCAGGAACCCGTTCACCCGGATCGCTCCTAACATCCGCTCAGCCCTGAAAGCCGGTTCTGCGACTTTCGTTCCCACCCCTCGTTTCCGGCGCATGCTTACAAGTGAGCCTCCATCGGGGGGTTCGAGAGCCCCGCTCACCAGGGGCAGCACGGAAGGCAGAACACCATAATGAGCACCCTCGACCAGATGGTCGCCCCTCTCTCCTACGCCGCTCGCACCCCGAGCACCCGCGCTCGTCGCGCGGCAACCACCGCGCCTCACCGCCAGGGTCGCCCTGACCGCCAGGTCCTTGCCTCTCATCCGATGCCTGGAGACGAGCGTGCTCTCGCTACTTCGGTCGACCTGGCTCGCGAGGCACGCTCCCACGAGAGTGCACTCATGCTTGCCGTCGCGGGCGAGACCTTCTACCGGGGGCCGGGCCTGGCTCAGACGGAGGCTGCCATCGTTGCGATCGAGCAGCTCCTCCACGTCGGCCGCGAGGAGGGCGTTCAGGACGTCTCCCTCCCCCGCGCACGCCGGTTCCTGAAGACGGCGCAGGAGCGCGCTGCTGACGCCCTGGGGCTCCAGACCACATCCAGGCCCCTGGCGCCCGCTGCGGCCGGACTGTGCGCCTGTGGGCGCCGTCTGACGCTTCCTGCGGGGTGGACTGAGATCGCCGCCCCGTCGCTGTCGTGCATCCCGTGCGGACCGGCCTCGGACATCCCGTTCGAGGCGTGGTCAGCTCGCTGCACCCCGGCCGGTGACCTGACGGCTGCCTCCGACATCGAGGTGTCGCTCTCGATCCCGACTGGCACGGTCGCGAAGCTCGTAGCCGAGGGTCGCATCGAGGCGCTGGACTCCACCCCGGTCGCTCTCTTCTCGCTCTCGCAGGTTCGTGAGGTGGTCGCCGACCGTCACCTGCGAGTGGTCGGGGCCGACCGCGAGGAGCGGGTCGCTGCTGCCCGTCGCTCGATCGCCGCTGGCGTCCCGGTCGCCGAGGCGGCGAAGACCGCCGGAGTGTCCAGAGCAACGCTGCACAGGTGGTTCGCTGCGTCGTGAACCTGCTACTAAGTGCGCTTCGTGTGGCACTTGGTGTCCATTGATAGGCTGTTGGTAGCAGAGCAAGTCCGGAAAGTCAACCGAATGGAAGTCACCATGAACGAGAACACCGACCACCCCGCCGCCGCGTGGCTCAACTCCGATGGCCCGTCAATCGAGACGATCCGCCAGGGCATGATCGGCAACGACGTCCGCAGCGCTCGTCCGCACCCGCGCGGCCGCGCCTACCAGAACCTGTCCGTCGAGGAGATCGCCGAGGAGGACAAACTCCGCGCGACGGACCGCCTGGGCACGGCGATCCAGCGCATGCAGAGGGCCGACCTGGCGGGCGACCGCCGAACTGCCGATGTCTGGTGGTCGCACCTGGTCGGCGAGACCGCCGTCCTGACCCGCATGCTCCCCGAGGCGGCGGGCATCACCCTCCGCATCGAGCACCGTCTCATCGTCGCCTCGAAGGGCGACCTCGTCGTCCGGACGATCATCCCGATTCGAGTTCGCCGGGCGCCGCACCCCGGCGTCGCGCTCCACCTGATGGTCCTCGACGTCATCGACGAGCTGAACGCATGAGCGCCGCCCCGACCGTCCAGGTCATCTCTCGCGACGGGTGTCAGCCCTGTGTCGCGACGCACCGCCGGCTCGCGAAGTTGCAGGTCGACTACACCTCGGTCGATGCGTCTGACGAGACCGCGATCGCTCAGGCCCGCGAGCTGGGTCACCTCGAACTGCCCGTCGTCATCGTCTCCGACGAGACCGGCGTCATCGACTCCTGGGCTGGCTTCAGCCCAGACCGGCTTTCAGCACTCGCTGCCAGCCACACCCCGAAGAAGGAGCACCGCATGTCAGAGAACAACACCCCCGAAGCAACCGCCGCCACGCGGACCATCACGGTCGACGGCATGCAGATCGAACTCATCGGTCGGGAGAGCATCCTCGACCGTGGTGAGGCTGGCCTGCGTGCCGGGTGGGAGGCCGACAAGGCTGCCCGCCAGGCCGACGAGCCCGAGGAAGACGAGGACGCTGAGGAGGCGTACGAGGCCCTCGTTGAGCTCGTTGCCGAGGTCGCTGTCGGCTACACGGTCGAGCGGGCCGCCATCGCCTCCGGTCAGGAGCAGGTCAGCGTCACCGACCCTGAGGCGCGGGAGTCCATCACCACGACGGTGAAGATCTCCGACGAGACCGGGAAGCCCTTCAGCCCCGAGGCGCTGCGCGCCTCGCTGCCGACGCAGCTGCGGGAGATCCAGGGCCTGGCCGACTGGATCGAGCACGTCTTCGAGGACGACGACACCGACTACTCGGACCCGTCCCCGCACGGGTTCGACGACCAGTACACGGCGGACCGAGAGTTCTACTACGGCCAGGACGACATCCTCGCCCGACACAACGCGCTCGAAGCGCGCCTCGCGCAGATCTCCGCCGAGTAACCAGGAGCCCCGGCGGTGCGTGCCGTCGGGGCTGGAGACCCTGCGAACACAGGGTCTGAAAACAGGTCGAAAAAATCTTCCCGAAATGGGAACAACCAGGAAACACCGTTCGTTGTAAGTAGTAGCAGATCGAAAACGGTCGAGGAACCCCTCTACTGTAACAGTATCACCGAAGGGTCACCATGAGCAACACGAGCACCGCACCAGCCCCCGTCGCCATCACTCGTCCGACGCGAATCATCGCCCCGCACGTCGACATGCTCCGCAAGTCGGGCATCAGCGAGGAGGAGGCTCTCGCACGCGGGATCTTCTCCTGCATGGGTCCGAATGACCTCGACAAGACGACCCTGAGCCACCACGGTGGTGGCGCCCTGACCGGCCTGGTCTTCCCCCTCACCGAGGCTGACGGCACGACGTCCTACCAGATGCGTCTGGACGACCAGCACGTCACCGAGGCGCGGGGCAAGTAC
This genomic interval carries:
- a CDS encoding glutaredoxin family protein, with the protein product MSAAPTVQVISRDGCQPCVATHRRLAKLQVDYTSVDASDETAIAQARELGHLELPVVIVSDETGVIDSWAGFSPDRLSALAASHTPKKEHRMSENNTPEATAATRTITVDGMQIELIGRESILDRGEAGLRAGWEADKAARQADEPEEDEDAEEAYEALVELVAEVAVGYTVERAAIASGQEQVSVTDPEARESITTTVKISDETGKPFSPEALRASLPTQLREIQGLADWIEHVFEDDDTDYSDPSPHGFDDQYTADREFYYGQDDILARHNALEARLAQISAE